In Dromiciops gliroides isolate mDroGli1 chromosome 4, mDroGli1.pri, whole genome shotgun sequence, one DNA window encodes the following:
- the LOC122756073 gene encoding 60S ribosomal protein L30-like — protein MVAAKKTKKSLESINSRLQLVMKSGKYVLGYKQTLKMMRQGKAKLVILANNCPALRKSEIEYYAMLAKTGVHHYSGNNIELGTACGKYYRVCTLAIIDPGDSDIIRSMPEQTSEK, from the coding sequence ATGGTGGCTGCAAAGAAGACGAAAAAGTCGCTGGAGTCCATCAACTCGAGGCTCCAGCTGGTGATGAAAAGTGGCAAATACGTGCTAGGCTACAAACAGACCCTGAAAATGATGAGACAAggcaaagccaaattggtcatctTGGCCAACAACTGCCCAGCCTTGAGGAAATCAGAGATTGAATATTACGCTATGTTGGCCAAAACTGGCGTCCATCACTACAGTGGCAACAACATTGAATTGGGTACAGCATGTGGGAAGTACTACAGAGTTTGTACACTGGCTATCATTGATCCAGGTGATTCTGATATCATTAGAAGCATGCCAGAACAGACCAGTGAAAAGTAA